The following coding sequences are from one Melospiza melodia melodia isolate bMelMel2 chromosome 2, bMelMel2.pri, whole genome shotgun sequence window:
- the FAM76B gene encoding protein FAM76B isoform X1, with translation MAAAGAAAAPALYACTKCNQRYPFEELSQGQQLCKECRIAHPIVKCTYCRSEFQQESKTNTICKKCAQNVKQFGTPKPCQYCNIIAAFIGTKCQRCTNSEKKYGPPQTCEQCKQQCAFDRKEEGRRKVDGKLLCWLCTLSYKRVLQKTKEQRKSLGSSHSNSSSSSLTEKDQHHSKHHHHHHHHHRHSSSHHKISNLSPEQDQGLWKQSHKSSAAIQNETPKKKPKLESKPSNGDSSSINQSADSGGTDNFVLISQLKEEVMSLKRLLQQRDQTILEKDKKLTELKADFQYQESNLRTKMNSMEKAHKETVEQLQAKNRELLKQVAALSKGKKFDRSGSILTSP, from the exons atggcggcggcgggcgcggcggccgCCCCGGCGCTTTATGCGTGCACCAAGTGCAACCAGCGGTACCCGTTCGAGGAGCTCTCgcagggccagcagctgtgcaag GAGTGCCGCATCGCCCACCCCATCGTGAAGTGCACCTACTGCCGCTCCGAGTTCCAGCAGGAGAG CAAAACCAACACAATATGCAAGAAATGTGCCCAAAACGTGAAGCAGTTTGGAACG CCCAAGCCTTGTCAGTATTGTAACATTATTGCAGCATTTATTGGCACAAAATGCCAGCGTTGCACCAACTCAGAGAAGAAGTACGGCCCGCCCCAGACCTGTGAGCAGTGCAAACAGCAATGTGCTTTTGATCGAAAAGAGGAGGGAAGAAGGAAG GTTGATGGAAAGTTGTTGTGTTGGCTCTGCACGCTGTCCTACAAGAGAGTGCTACAGAAGACAAAAGAACAGAGAAAGAGCCTGGGGTCTTCACATTCTAACTCCTCATCCTCATCTCTTACTGAGAAAGACCAGCATCATTCAaaacaccaccaccatcaccaccatcatcatcgtcacagcAGCAGTCATCATAA AATCAGCAATCTGAGTCCAGAACAAGATCAGGGACTATGGAAACAGAG CCATAAATCCTCTGCAGCTATTCAGAATGAAACtccaaagaaaaaacccaaactggaATCCAAGCCATCAAATGGAGATAG TAGCTCTATAAATCAGTCTGCAGACAGTGGAGGAACTGACAACTTTGTCCTCATAAGTCAGCTGAAAGAAGAAGTAATGTCACTTAAACGTCTTCTGCAGCAAAGAGATCAGACTATTTTAGAGAAAGATAAAAAG TTGACAGAATTGAAGGCAGATTTCCAGTACCAAGAGTCTAACTTGAGGACAAAGATGAACAGTATGGAGAAAGCTCACAAGGAAACTGTGGAACAGTTGCAG GCCAAAAACAGAGAACTGCTCAAACAGGTCGCAGCATTGTCCAAGGGTAAAAAGTTTGATAGAAGTGGGAGTATCCTTACATCTCCTTGA
- the FAM76B gene encoding protein FAM76B isoform X4, which yields MAAAGAAAAPALYACTKCNQRYPFEELSQGQQLCKECRIAHPIVKCTYCRSEFQQESKTNTICKKCAQNVKQFGTPKPCQYCNIIAAFIGTKCQRCTNSEKKYGPPQTCEQCKQQCAFDRKEEGRRKVDGKLLCWLCTLSYKRVLQKTKEQRKSLGSSHSNSSSSSLTEKDQHHSKHHHHHHHHHRHSSSHHNHKSSAAIQNETPKKKPKLESKPSNGDSSINQSADSGGTDNFVLISQLKEEVMSLKRLLQQRDQTILEKDKKLTELKADFQYQESNLRTKMNSMEKAHKETVEQLQAKNRELLKQVAALSKGKKFDRSGSILTSP from the exons atggcggcggcgggcgcggcggccgCCCCGGCGCTTTATGCGTGCACCAAGTGCAACCAGCGGTACCCGTTCGAGGAGCTCTCgcagggccagcagctgtgcaag GAGTGCCGCATCGCCCACCCCATCGTGAAGTGCACCTACTGCCGCTCCGAGTTCCAGCAGGAGAG CAAAACCAACACAATATGCAAGAAATGTGCCCAAAACGTGAAGCAGTTTGGAACG CCCAAGCCTTGTCAGTATTGTAACATTATTGCAGCATTTATTGGCACAAAATGCCAGCGTTGCACCAACTCAGAGAAGAAGTACGGCCCGCCCCAGACCTGTGAGCAGTGCAAACAGCAATGTGCTTTTGATCGAAAAGAGGAGGGAAGAAGGAAG GTTGATGGAAAGTTGTTGTGTTGGCTCTGCACGCTGTCCTACAAGAGAGTGCTACAGAAGACAAAAGAACAGAGAAAGAGCCTGGGGTCTTCACATTCTAACTCCTCATCCTCATCTCTTACTGAGAAAGACCAGCATCATTCAaaacaccaccaccatcaccaccatcatcatcgtcacagcAGCAGTCATCATAA CCATAAATCCTCTGCAGCTATTCAGAATGAAACtccaaagaaaaaacccaaactggaATCCAAGCCATCAAATGGAGATAG CTCTATAAATCAGTCTGCAGACAGTGGAGGAACTGACAACTTTGTCCTCATAAGTCAGCTGAAAGAAGAAGTAATGTCACTTAAACGTCTTCTGCAGCAAAGAGATCAGACTATTTTAGAGAAAGATAAAAAG TTGACAGAATTGAAGGCAGATTTCCAGTACCAAGAGTCTAACTTGAGGACAAAGATGAACAGTATGGAGAAAGCTCACAAGGAAACTGTGGAACAGTTGCAG GCCAAAAACAGAGAACTGCTCAAACAGGTCGCAGCATTGTCCAAGGGTAAAAAGTTTGATAGAAGTGGGAGTATCCTTACATCTCCTTGA
- the FAM76B gene encoding protein FAM76B isoform X3: protein MAAAGAAAAPALYACTKCNQRYPFEELSQGQQLCKECRIAHPIVKCTYCRSEFQQESKTNTICKKCAQNVKQFGTPKPCQYCNIIAAFIGTKCQRCTNSEKKYGPPQTCEQCKQQCAFDRKEEGRRKVDGKLLCWLCTLSYKRVLQKTKEQRKSLGSSHSNSSSSSLTEKDQHHSKHHHHHHHHHRHSSSHHNHKSSAAIQNETPKKKPKLESKPSNGDSSSINQSADSGGTDNFVLISQLKEEVMSLKRLLQQRDQTILEKDKKLTELKADFQYQESNLRTKMNSMEKAHKETVEQLQAKNRELLKQVAALSKGKKFDRSGSILTSP, encoded by the exons atggcggcggcgggcgcggcggccgCCCCGGCGCTTTATGCGTGCACCAAGTGCAACCAGCGGTACCCGTTCGAGGAGCTCTCgcagggccagcagctgtgcaag GAGTGCCGCATCGCCCACCCCATCGTGAAGTGCACCTACTGCCGCTCCGAGTTCCAGCAGGAGAG CAAAACCAACACAATATGCAAGAAATGTGCCCAAAACGTGAAGCAGTTTGGAACG CCCAAGCCTTGTCAGTATTGTAACATTATTGCAGCATTTATTGGCACAAAATGCCAGCGTTGCACCAACTCAGAGAAGAAGTACGGCCCGCCCCAGACCTGTGAGCAGTGCAAACAGCAATGTGCTTTTGATCGAAAAGAGGAGGGAAGAAGGAAG GTTGATGGAAAGTTGTTGTGTTGGCTCTGCACGCTGTCCTACAAGAGAGTGCTACAGAAGACAAAAGAACAGAGAAAGAGCCTGGGGTCTTCACATTCTAACTCCTCATCCTCATCTCTTACTGAGAAAGACCAGCATCATTCAaaacaccaccaccatcaccaccatcatcatcgtcacagcAGCAGTCATCATAA CCATAAATCCTCTGCAGCTATTCAGAATGAAACtccaaagaaaaaacccaaactggaATCCAAGCCATCAAATGGAGATAG TAGCTCTATAAATCAGTCTGCAGACAGTGGAGGAACTGACAACTTTGTCCTCATAAGTCAGCTGAAAGAAGAAGTAATGTCACTTAAACGTCTTCTGCAGCAAAGAGATCAGACTATTTTAGAGAAAGATAAAAAG TTGACAGAATTGAAGGCAGATTTCCAGTACCAAGAGTCTAACTTGAGGACAAAGATGAACAGTATGGAGAAAGCTCACAAGGAAACTGTGGAACAGTTGCAG GCCAAAAACAGAGAACTGCTCAAACAGGTCGCAGCATTGTCCAAGGGTAAAAAGTTTGATAGAAGTGGGAGTATCCTTACATCTCCTTGA
- the FAM76B gene encoding protein FAM76B isoform X2, with the protein MAAAGAAAAPALYACTKCNQRYPFEELSQGQQLCKECRIAHPIVKCTYCRSEFQQESKTNTICKKCAQNVKQFGTPKPCQYCNIIAAFIGTKCQRCTNSEKKYGPPQTCEQCKQQCAFDRKEEGRRKVDGKLLCWLCTLSYKRVLQKTKEQRKSLGSSHSNSSSSSLTEKDQHHSKHHHHHHHHHRHSSSHHKISNLSPEQDQGLWKQSHKSSAAIQNETPKKKPKLESKPSNGDSSINQSADSGGTDNFVLISQLKEEVMSLKRLLQQRDQTILEKDKKLTELKADFQYQESNLRTKMNSMEKAHKETVEQLQAKNRELLKQVAALSKGKKFDRSGSILTSP; encoded by the exons atggcggcggcgggcgcggcggccgCCCCGGCGCTTTATGCGTGCACCAAGTGCAACCAGCGGTACCCGTTCGAGGAGCTCTCgcagggccagcagctgtgcaag GAGTGCCGCATCGCCCACCCCATCGTGAAGTGCACCTACTGCCGCTCCGAGTTCCAGCAGGAGAG CAAAACCAACACAATATGCAAGAAATGTGCCCAAAACGTGAAGCAGTTTGGAACG CCCAAGCCTTGTCAGTATTGTAACATTATTGCAGCATTTATTGGCACAAAATGCCAGCGTTGCACCAACTCAGAGAAGAAGTACGGCCCGCCCCAGACCTGTGAGCAGTGCAAACAGCAATGTGCTTTTGATCGAAAAGAGGAGGGAAGAAGGAAG GTTGATGGAAAGTTGTTGTGTTGGCTCTGCACGCTGTCCTACAAGAGAGTGCTACAGAAGACAAAAGAACAGAGAAAGAGCCTGGGGTCTTCACATTCTAACTCCTCATCCTCATCTCTTACTGAGAAAGACCAGCATCATTCAaaacaccaccaccatcaccaccatcatcatcgtcacagcAGCAGTCATCATAA AATCAGCAATCTGAGTCCAGAACAAGATCAGGGACTATGGAAACAGAG CCATAAATCCTCTGCAGCTATTCAGAATGAAACtccaaagaaaaaacccaaactggaATCCAAGCCATCAAATGGAGATAG CTCTATAAATCAGTCTGCAGACAGTGGAGGAACTGACAACTTTGTCCTCATAAGTCAGCTGAAAGAAGAAGTAATGTCACTTAAACGTCTTCTGCAGCAAAGAGATCAGACTATTTTAGAGAAAGATAAAAAG TTGACAGAATTGAAGGCAGATTTCCAGTACCAAGAGTCTAACTTGAGGACAAAGATGAACAGTATGGAGAAAGCTCACAAGGAAACTGTGGAACAGTTGCAG GCCAAAAACAGAGAACTGCTCAAACAGGTCGCAGCATTGTCCAAGGGTAAAAAGTTTGATAGAAGTGGGAGTATCCTTACATCTCCTTGA
- the FAM76B gene encoding protein FAM76B isoform X5 yields MAAAGAAAAPALYACTKCNQRYPFEELSQGQQLCKECRIAHPIVKCTYCRSEFQQESKTNTICKKCAQNVKQFGTPKPCQYCNIIAAFIGTKCQRCTNSEKKYGPPQTCEQCKQQCAFDRKEEGRRKVDGKLLCWLCTLSYKRVLQKTKEQRKSLGSSHSNSSSSSLTEKDQHHSKHHHHHHHHHRHSSSHHKISNLSPEQDQGLWKQSSSINQSADSGGTDNFVLISQLKEEVMSLKRLLQQRDQTILEKDKKLTELKADFQYQESNLRTKMNSMEKAHKETVEQLQAKNRELLKQVAALSKGKKFDRSGSILTSP; encoded by the exons atggcggcggcgggcgcggcggccgCCCCGGCGCTTTATGCGTGCACCAAGTGCAACCAGCGGTACCCGTTCGAGGAGCTCTCgcagggccagcagctgtgcaag GAGTGCCGCATCGCCCACCCCATCGTGAAGTGCACCTACTGCCGCTCCGAGTTCCAGCAGGAGAG CAAAACCAACACAATATGCAAGAAATGTGCCCAAAACGTGAAGCAGTTTGGAACG CCCAAGCCTTGTCAGTATTGTAACATTATTGCAGCATTTATTGGCACAAAATGCCAGCGTTGCACCAACTCAGAGAAGAAGTACGGCCCGCCCCAGACCTGTGAGCAGTGCAAACAGCAATGTGCTTTTGATCGAAAAGAGGAGGGAAGAAGGAAG GTTGATGGAAAGTTGTTGTGTTGGCTCTGCACGCTGTCCTACAAGAGAGTGCTACAGAAGACAAAAGAACAGAGAAAGAGCCTGGGGTCTTCACATTCTAACTCCTCATCCTCATCTCTTACTGAGAAAGACCAGCATCATTCAaaacaccaccaccatcaccaccatcatcatcgtcacagcAGCAGTCATCATAA AATCAGCAATCTGAGTCCAGAACAAGATCAGGGACTATGGAAACAGAG TAGCTCTATAAATCAGTCTGCAGACAGTGGAGGAACTGACAACTTTGTCCTCATAAGTCAGCTGAAAGAAGAAGTAATGTCACTTAAACGTCTTCTGCAGCAAAGAGATCAGACTATTTTAGAGAAAGATAAAAAG TTGACAGAATTGAAGGCAGATTTCCAGTACCAAGAGTCTAACTTGAGGACAAAGATGAACAGTATGGAGAAAGCTCACAAGGAAACTGTGGAACAGTTGCAG GCCAAAAACAGAGAACTGCTCAAACAGGTCGCAGCATTGTCCAAGGGTAAAAAGTTTGATAGAAGTGGGAGTATCCTTACATCTCCTTGA
- the FAM76B gene encoding protein FAM76B isoform X6, translating into MAAAGAAAAPALYACTKCNQRYPFEELSQGQQLCKECRIAHPIVKCTYCRSEFQQESKTNTICKKCAQNVKQFGTPKPCQYCNIIAAFIGTKCQRCTNSEKKYGPPQTCEQCKQQCAFDRKEEGRRKVDGKLLCWLCTLSYKRVLQKTKEQRKSLGSSHSNSSSSSLTEKDQHHSKHHHHHHHHHRHSSSHHKISNLSPEQDQGLWKQSSINQSADSGGTDNFVLISQLKEEVMSLKRLLQQRDQTILEKDKKLTELKADFQYQESNLRTKMNSMEKAHKETVEQLQAKNRELLKQVAALSKGKKFDRSGSILTSP; encoded by the exons atggcggcggcgggcgcggcggccgCCCCGGCGCTTTATGCGTGCACCAAGTGCAACCAGCGGTACCCGTTCGAGGAGCTCTCgcagggccagcagctgtgcaag GAGTGCCGCATCGCCCACCCCATCGTGAAGTGCACCTACTGCCGCTCCGAGTTCCAGCAGGAGAG CAAAACCAACACAATATGCAAGAAATGTGCCCAAAACGTGAAGCAGTTTGGAACG CCCAAGCCTTGTCAGTATTGTAACATTATTGCAGCATTTATTGGCACAAAATGCCAGCGTTGCACCAACTCAGAGAAGAAGTACGGCCCGCCCCAGACCTGTGAGCAGTGCAAACAGCAATGTGCTTTTGATCGAAAAGAGGAGGGAAGAAGGAAG GTTGATGGAAAGTTGTTGTGTTGGCTCTGCACGCTGTCCTACAAGAGAGTGCTACAGAAGACAAAAGAACAGAGAAAGAGCCTGGGGTCTTCACATTCTAACTCCTCATCCTCATCTCTTACTGAGAAAGACCAGCATCATTCAaaacaccaccaccatcaccaccatcatcatcgtcacagcAGCAGTCATCATAA AATCAGCAATCTGAGTCCAGAACAAGATCAGGGACTATGGAAACAGAG CTCTATAAATCAGTCTGCAGACAGTGGAGGAACTGACAACTTTGTCCTCATAAGTCAGCTGAAAGAAGAAGTAATGTCACTTAAACGTCTTCTGCAGCAAAGAGATCAGACTATTTTAGAGAAAGATAAAAAG TTGACAGAATTGAAGGCAGATTTCCAGTACCAAGAGTCTAACTTGAGGACAAAGATGAACAGTATGGAGAAAGCTCACAAGGAAACTGTGGAACAGTTGCAG GCCAAAAACAGAGAACTGCTCAAACAGGTCGCAGCATTGTCCAAGGGTAAAAAGTTTGATAGAAGTGGGAGTATCCTTACATCTCCTTGA